The window GGAAGGCTACGCCGGATATATTTTCGGCTGCCCGACCTATCATCGCGATATGACCAATGGAATGAAGACGTTTCTATTTCTGGCCCAGAAGGCCAACTTGACCGGTAAGATGGGAGGGGCATTCTGCTCGTATACCCACAGCGGTGAGTCGGGTCCCATGGTTTTTGATACCATGCAACATGTGTATAAAATGGATATGGTGGATTTGGGTGCGCTGAATCTGAAAGAGCACGTCATCGGGACCCAAGACGGCACGAAAGCCTGCCAGGACTATGGTCGAGCGGTTGCCGGCAAGCTGTCCTAAGGTCTGTTTGCGTCGATTCACCATCGGATGCGGCCCAAGGTGAGTCGACGCAACCTCCGATGGATGAACATGCGGGGACTAAAATCCCATCTTCTCGGGCGGCCGCCGTTCAGGAACGTAGTCGTGGGGAATGGTTTCGTCGTTCCAGGCTTTGGAGACATACAGATTGCAATAGCAGCTGCCAAACTCCTTGACATCCGGTTCGCGGTAAACGCAGGGGCAGA is drawn from Desulfatitalea tepidiphila and contains these coding sequences:
- a CDS encoding flavodoxin domain-containing protein; its protein translation is MHKVLIAYISRTGMTEKMANFIAEGVRMAGQEAVVRKVAEISSEKDLEGYAGYIFGCPTYHRDMTNGMKTFLFLAQKANLTGKMGGAFCSYTHSGESGPMVFDTMQHVYKMDMVDLGALNLKEHVIGTQDGTKACQDYGRAVAGKLS